The following proteins are co-located in the Rhodococcus opacus B4 genome:
- a CDS encoding DinB family protein: protein MAITPDTKNWTWVLDRACPECGFDSAATRYEDIPSLVRANADAWSPVLARPDVTVRPDEQTWSALEYAAHVRDVFRIFDVRLRLMLDETDPLFPNWDQDETAESARYNEQDPAVVDAELRAAGAAVAENFEAVAPELRSRTGRRSDGASFTVETLATYFVHDPIHHLRDVAG, encoded by the coding sequence ATGGCGATCACTCCCGACACGAAGAACTGGACCTGGGTCCTCGACCGGGCCTGCCCCGAGTGCGGGTTCGACTCGGCCGCAACCCGGTACGAGGACATCCCGTCTCTGGTGCGGGCGAACGCCGACGCCTGGTCGCCGGTCCTCGCCCGCCCCGACGTGACGGTCCGGCCGGACGAGCAGACGTGGTCGGCGCTCGAATACGCGGCGCACGTGCGCGACGTGTTCCGGATCTTCGACGTCCGGCTGCGTCTCATGCTGGACGAGACGGATCCACTGTTCCCGAACTGGGATCAGGACGAGACGGCCGAATCCGCGCGCTACAACGAGCAGGATCCGGCCGTCGTCGACGCCGAACTGCGGGCGGCCGGCGCCGCGGTAGCCGAAAACTTCGAGGCCGTCGCGCCGGAGCTCCGGTCGCGGACCGGGCGCCGCAGCGACGGGGCCTCGTTCACGGTGGAAACGCTCGCCACGTACTTCGTCCACGATCCGATCCACCACCTGCGCGACGTGGCGGGGTAA
- a CDS encoding adenosine-specific kinase, producing the protein MELRIVAVDKPEDMNVIIGQSHFIKTVEDIHEALAGVSPHLRFGVAFCEASGPRLVRRSGNDDRLVELATRNAVAVGAGHSFFVFVEDGYPVNVLNTLKQVPEVCGIFCATANPVEIIVAETDLGRGIAGVIDGGSPAGVETSDDVAERKALLRTIGYKL; encoded by the coding sequence GTGGAACTGCGGATCGTGGCGGTAGACAAGCCCGAAGACATGAACGTGATCATCGGGCAGTCTCACTTCATCAAGACGGTCGAGGACATCCACGAGGCGCTGGCCGGAGTGAGTCCGCACCTGCGGTTCGGGGTGGCGTTCTGTGAAGCGTCGGGGCCTCGCCTCGTTCGGCGCTCCGGCAACGACGATCGGCTCGTCGAGTTGGCCACACGCAACGCGGTCGCGGTCGGTGCGGGCCACTCGTTCTTCGTGTTCGTGGAGGACGGCTACCCGGTGAACGTCCTGAACACGCTGAAGCAGGTGCCGGAGGTGTGCGGCATCTTCTGCGCCACCGCCAACCCCGTCGAGATCATCGTGGCCGAGACCGATCTCGGTCGGGGGATCGCCGGCGTGATCGACGGAGGTTCCCCCGCCGGCGTGGAGACGAGCGACGACGTCGCCGAGCGCAAGGCGCTGCTGCGGACGATCGGTTACAAACTCTGA